From Bacillus sp. FSL K6-3431, the proteins below share one genomic window:
- a CDS encoding acyl-CoA dehydrogenase family protein translates to MMNLFVKTEHQRLWLQRLHEKRTKFNDQSTQIDELAMFPKESIQDLVDMGYSSITLPKSYGGEGISIYGMVLLQETLASFDATTALSIGWNLGVIGDIFEKKLWDDEKLTFFAEEILNGALVNRSVSEAQTGSPSRGGRPGTNAVKKGDSWIISGRKNFTTASPALTYFLTSAWIEEKQKVGFFLLHKDLEGLTIDETWDVISMRGSGSHDLVLQNVKVDDSKLVELPDTPGGQLSGWNLHIPACYLGIAQSARDYAIHFANHHSPNSLNGPISQLPNVQQHLGEMDLELIKARHLIYSVAAAYDDESRSNYLTNELGVVKHTVTNAAISIIDKAMRIVGAKSLQRSNPLQRYYRDVRAGLHNPPMDDMTIKNLALSAIKQEKAIDDN, encoded by the coding sequence GTGATGAACTTATTTGTAAAAACAGAACATCAAAGATTATGGTTACAAAGATTGCATGAGAAAAGAACGAAGTTTAATGATCAATCAACTCAAATTGATGAACTAGCAATGTTTCCAAAAGAAAGTATTCAAGATTTAGTTGATATGGGATATTCAAGTATTACCCTTCCAAAATCTTACGGCGGAGAAGGTATATCCATCTATGGTATGGTCCTCCTTCAAGAAACGCTGGCTAGTTTTGATGCTACTACAGCACTTTCTATTGGTTGGAATCTTGGGGTTATTGGAGATATTTTTGAAAAAAAGCTTTGGGATGATGAAAAACTAACTTTTTTTGCTGAAGAAATTCTTAATGGCGCATTAGTGAATCGATCTGTTAGTGAAGCACAAACAGGAAGCCCGAGTAGGGGTGGCCGCCCGGGAACAAATGCAGTCAAAAAAGGCGATTCTTGGATTATATCGGGGCGTAAAAACTTTACAACTGCATCTCCTGCATTAACTTATTTTCTTACATCTGCATGGATCGAAGAGAAACAGAAAGTTGGTTTTTTCCTTCTACATAAAGATTTAGAGGGACTAACAATTGATGAAACGTGGGACGTCATTTCTATGAGAGGATCAGGTAGCCATGATCTCGTACTCCAAAATGTAAAGGTCGATGATTCGAAACTTGTTGAACTTCCTGACACACCTGGCGGACAATTAAGTGGCTGGAATCTTCACATTCCTGCTTGTTATCTAGGTATCGCCCAGTCTGCACGCGACTATGCAATACATTTTGCCAACCATCATTCACCAAATAGTCTTAACGGACCAATTAGCCAATTACCTAATGTCCAACAGCATCTAGGTGAAATGGATTTAGAGTTAATAAAAGCAAGACATCTAATTTATAGCGTTGCAGCAGCCTATGATGATGAATCGCGAAGTAACTATCTCACCAATGAACTAGGTGTCGTTAAACATACAGTTACAAATGCAGCAATATCAATTATCGATAAAGCAATGAGGATTGTAGGAGCAAAAAGTCTACAACGTAGCAATCCTTTACAACGGTATTATCGTGATGTAAGGGCTGGTTTGCATAATCCACCCATGGATGATATGACGATTAAAAATTTAGCATTATCAGCAATAAAACAAGAAAAAGCAATAGATGATAATTAA
- a CDS encoding IS256 family transposase: MTQLNFNLDIEILKDSVLNSNLEAVVKSTIVLVLNEYMEKERDDYLQAAAYERSIERIDYRNGYYERELLLSIGRVQLRVPRTREGHFSPSVFEKFSRVDQAFVLSMLEMVVNGISTRKVTNVVQQLCGENVSKSFVSSLTGKLDPIVNEWANRPLNTMYYPYVYADAMYIKVREHNKVISKAVYIATAINENKRREVIGLKIDHVESFEAWQGFFQHLKGRALQSPKLIISDAHEGLKKAIQREFIGTSWQRCTVHFKRNIIERLPKKESKQIIADMRRIFNSISVEEARQYKEQFVDKYEEEAKVQKAIEILEDGFEDAIQFLNQPSRYHRYLASTNSLERLNQEVRRRERVIRIFPNNQSAFRLIGAILMDYENRERSGKKSL; this comes from the coding sequence ATGACCCAACTTAATTTTAACCTAGATATTGAAATTTTAAAAGACTCAGTGCTAAATTCAAACCTGGAAGCGGTAGTAAAATCCACGATTGTACTTGTCCTAAATGAATATATGGAGAAGGAACGCGATGATTATCTCCAAGCAGCTGCCTACGAGCGCTCGATCGAACGCATTGATTACCGAAATGGCTACTACGAGCGAGAGCTTCTCCTTAGTATTGGAAGGGTTCAACTGCGAGTCCCGAGAACCCGTGAGGGACACTTTTCTCCCTCCGTGTTTGAAAAGTTTTCCCGTGTAGATCAGGCCTTTGTATTGTCGATGTTAGAGATGGTGGTCAATGGGATTTCCACTCGAAAAGTCACAAATGTCGTTCAACAACTGTGTGGAGAAAACGTCTCTAAATCGTTCGTATCTTCCCTTACTGGAAAGCTAGATCCAATCGTAAATGAGTGGGCAAACCGCCCTCTAAATACCATGTACTATCCGTACGTTTATGCAGATGCCATGTATATCAAGGTCCGGGAACATAATAAAGTGATTTCCAAGGCAGTTTATATCGCTACAGCGATAAATGAAAACAAGAGACGTGAAGTGATTGGACTAAAAATCGATCATGTTGAGAGTTTTGAGGCATGGCAAGGGTTCTTCCAACACCTGAAAGGACGTGCTCTTCAGTCTCCAAAACTTATTATTTCAGACGCTCATGAAGGACTGAAAAAAGCAATTCAGCGGGAATTCATAGGCACTTCTTGGCAACGTTGCACTGTCCATTTTAAACGGAATATCATTGAACGATTGCCAAAAAAAGAATCAAAACAAATAATCGCTGACATGAGGCGCATCTTTAATAGTATTTCAGTAGAAGAAGCTCGCCAATATAAAGAGCAATTTGTCGATAAATATGAAGAAGAAGCAAAGGTCCAGAAAGCAATTGAAATTTTAGAGGATGGCTTCGAAGATGCCATTCAATTTCTCAACCAGCCTTCTCGTTATCATCGTTATCTAGCGAGCACAAATTCACTTGAAAGGCTTAATCAGGAGGTTCGCAGGAGAGAAAGAGTCATACGTATCTTCCCGAATAATCAATCTGCATTTCGACTTATCGGTGCAATACTAATGGATTATGAAAACAGAGAACGAAGCGGAAAAAAGAGTTTATAA
- a CDS encoding GNAT family N-acetyltransferase, whose protein sequence is MVYIRSLAENEMEFLQDMMYESIHIPEDKPPRDVLLNLPHLKKYKDDWGRRGDRALVAVNNDNQAIAAVWYRLFDEQNKGYGYINNCTPEIGIAVSKEARGMGIGSILLHSIIKQAMVDGYKSISLSVDPKNENAVHIYKKQGFKEYGLCGTSITMVYTLPEQ, encoded by the coding sequence TTGGTTTATATAAGAAGTCTAGCAGAAAACGAAATGGAATTTTTACAGGATATGATGTATGAGTCTATTCATATTCCGGAGGATAAACCTCCTAGAGATGTACTATTAAATCTTCCACATCTAAAAAAATATAAGGACGATTGGGGGAGGAGAGGAGATAGGGCTTTAGTCGCTGTAAATAATGATAATCAAGCTATAGCTGCAGTTTGGTATCGATTGTTCGATGAACAAAATAAAGGTTACGGATATATCAATAATTGTACGCCAGAGATAGGAATTGCGGTTTCAAAAGAGGCCAGGGGAATGGGGATAGGATCTATTCTTTTGCATTCAATCATTAAACAAGCGATGGTAGATGGATATAAATCCATCTCGTTAAGTGTAGATCCAAAAAACGAGAATGCAGTGCATATTTATAAAAAACAAGGATTTAAGGAATATGGCTTATGTGGAACATCTATAACGATGGTATATACGCTTCCGGAACAGTAA
- a CDS encoding methyl-accepting chemotaxis protein: MNKVIKPIHLLKVSMEKVAEGDLQTNIHLRSSSKEIMTLSTGFNRMVSSLNTLIGHLETSTRHITSSSEKLNIASANSKQASDQIGRTVGEVASGMDQQVQSVVRGRHIITDISANIEQVAKSIKSVEGSALEANQKANIGNQLVEKAVEQMSFGQKTVDETAEKVYSLGEKSAHIHKIVSIISEVATQTNLLSLNASIEAAHAGEQGKGFAVVANEVRKLAEQTGVSAKQISIIMEEILTETKQVLQSMSKGAEVIKSGITMVHETEQAFVEIATAVEKVSEEARAVSTVAYDVNEKTHIMVDSTETISTVSQQIYRNMDEVAVSADEQCISIDEVIGEASSLNELAIKLEKVLGRFKV, from the coding sequence ATGAATAAAGTGATAAAACCAATTCATTTATTAAAAGTGTCGATGGAAAAGGTAGCGGAGGGAGATCTTCAAACGAATATTCACTTACGCTCTTCATCGAAAGAAATTATGACGCTTTCAACTGGTTTTAATCGTATGGTATCCAGTCTTAATACATTAATAGGACATTTGGAAACAAGTACAAGACATATTACTTCTTCTTCAGAAAAATTAAACATCGCTTCCGCTAATTCTAAGCAGGCATCTGACCAAATTGGGAGGACAGTTGGTGAAGTTGCGTCAGGGATGGATCAACAAGTCCAATCTGTCGTTAGAGGGAGACATATTATTACCGATATATCCGCTAACATTGAGCAAGTAGCAAAATCGATTAAAAGTGTGGAGGGTTCTGCATTAGAAGCAAATCAAAAAGCAAACATCGGCAATCAATTAGTTGAAAAAGCGGTTGAACAAATGAGTTTTGGACAAAAAACAGTGGATGAAACAGCTGAAAAGGTGTATTCATTAGGCGAAAAGTCTGCACACATTCATAAAATCGTCAGTATTATTAGTGAAGTAGCGACTCAAACAAACTTACTTTCTTTAAATGCTTCAATTGAAGCAGCACATGCGGGGGAGCAAGGGAAAGGTTTCGCAGTAGTGGCTAATGAAGTGAGAAAGTTAGCAGAACAAACGGGTGTGTCTGCTAAACAAATTTCCATTATTATGGAAGAAATACTTACGGAAACAAAGCAAGTTCTCCAATCTATGTCAAAAGGGGCCGAAGTGATAAAAAGTGGCATTACGATGGTTCATGAAACGGAACAAGCCTTTGTTGAAATTGCTACTGCAGTTGAAAAAGTTTCTGAGGAGGCAAGGGCTGTTTCGACTGTTGCCTATGATGTAAATGAAAAAACACATATTATGGTCGACAGTACGGAGACAATTTCAACAGTTTCTCAACAAATTTATAGAAATATGGACGAAGTCGCTGTTTCGGCAGACGAACAATGCATATCGATTGATGAGGTAATAGGTGAAGCTAGTTCTTTAAATGAATTAGCAATAAAGCTAGAAAAAGTTTTAGGAAGATTTAAGGTGTAA
- a CDS encoding gamma-type small acid-soluble spore protein, translated as MENQNNDDTFTIAGTNIDAVKRQNERSGLSYNEVKELLAKTTGGHGTGMYSNTNIEKVKRKNEKSMNNQ; from the coding sequence ATGGAGAATCAAAATAACGATGATACATTTACGATTGCGGGAACAAACATTGATGCCGTGAAAAGGCAAAATGAACGCTCCGGCCTGTCATATAACGAAGTAAAGGAATTACTTGCTAAAACAACAGGGGGACATGGGACAGGAATGTATAGTAACACCAATATAGAGAAAGTTAAAAGAAAAAATGAGAAATCGATGAATAATCAATGA
- a CDS encoding putative 2-aminoethylphosphonate ABC transporter substrate-binding protein, which produces MKNHMLKIVVLVLTFTMLVACGSNVSNGSGKGETDGMDKTLEGELTVYTAIEEELIPEYLETFNDMYPNIKLNIVRDSTGVITAKLLAEGKNTQADVVWGISASSLLALDGKEMLKGYTPKGSDKILPQYKDSEQPEKWIGNTAYMTGVVVNKIELEKLNLPIPKTYEDLLKPEYKGLIVMPHPASSGTGYLTVNGWIQIKGEEKAWNYMRDLHANIGTYTHSGSKPAKLSGSGEYPIGIALVYSGVTQMQSGAPVEVILPEEGLGWDVEANGLINKEDAKNEQLAHAFLDWAITDEVMKKYYQANGLSTMENEFEKPEGFPESVQDKMYKDNNLKWAAENRDQILEKWDTEFAGKAEPKE; this is translated from the coding sequence ATGAAAAACCACATGTTGAAAATAGTAGTTCTCGTATTAACCTTTACTATGCTTGTTGCTTGCGGTTCAAATGTAAGTAACGGAAGTGGAAAAGGAGAGACGGACGGAATGGACAAAACACTAGAAGGTGAGCTAACAGTATATACAGCAATTGAGGAAGAACTTATCCCTGAGTATTTAGAAACATTTAATGACATGTATCCAAATATCAAGTTAAACATCGTTCGGGATTCGACAGGAGTTATTACTGCAAAACTTTTGGCAGAAGGGAAGAACACGCAAGCTGATGTAGTTTGGGGCATATCAGCTTCAAGTCTTTTAGCATTAGATGGTAAAGAGATGCTTAAGGGATATACACCGAAAGGTTCGGATAAAATCCTACCACAATATAAAGACTCGGAACAACCTGAGAAATGGATTGGAAATACTGCTTATATGACAGGTGTTGTTGTTAATAAAATTGAACTTGAAAAACTTAATTTGCCAATACCTAAAACATACGAAGATTTACTAAAACCTGAATACAAGGGATTAATCGTCATGCCGCACCCTGCTTCTTCTGGTACGGGATATTTAACGGTGAACGGTTGGATTCAAATCAAGGGAGAAGAAAAAGCTTGGAATTACATGAGGGATCTTCATGCGAATATAGGCACATATACTCATTCGGGTTCAAAGCCCGCAAAGTTGTCGGGATCAGGGGAATACCCAATCGGTATAGCTTTAGTGTATAGCGGTGTTACTCAAATGCAATCAGGTGCGCCAGTTGAAGTCATCCTCCCGGAGGAAGGGCTAGGTTGGGACGTTGAAGCAAATGGACTAATCAATAAAGAGGATGCTAAAAATGAACAATTAGCACATGCATTTCTTGATTGGGCGATTACTGATGAAGTGATGAAAAAATATTATCAAGCAAATGGTTTATCAACAATGGAAAATGAGTTCGAAAAGCCTGAAGGTTTCCCGGAAAGTGTACAAGACAAAATGTATAAAGATAATAACCTAAAATGGGCAGCTGAAAACCGAGATCAGATTCTTGAAAAATGGGATACAGAATTTGCAGGAAAAGCCGAGCCGAAAGAATAG
- a CDS encoding putative 2-aminoethylphosphonate ABC transporter ATP-binding protein yields the protein MQNPYLRIEGLCKNFDTFTALKDISIDIQKNEFVCLLGPSGCGKTTLLRLIAGLEEPTSGRVFVGGRDVTHLPPAKRNFGIVFQSYALFPNLTALQNIEFGLKTRKFPKKEIRDIALHALELVDLLDVKHKHPAQMSGGQQQRVSLARAIALSPDFLLLDEPLSALDAKVREKLRHEIRSIQEKLGITTIMVTHDQEEALTMADKIVVMNNAKIMQIGSPYDVYNHPNTPFVADFIGAMNFINMNGVQGVNQDVVGIRPEHITVTEAHGVTSIVETIEFKGPVYRLKVCVTDIKSTFLGQQFTIDISANLVQRLNVKKGNSLRITLPESHLLAYKEQVVI from the coding sequence ATGCAAAACCCTTATTTGAGAATAGAAGGTTTATGTAAAAATTTTGATACATTTACAGCATTAAAGGATATTTCAATAGACATTCAAAAGAATGAATTTGTTTGTTTATTAGGACCAAGTGGTTGTGGGAAAACAACTTTACTGCGCTTAATCGCAGGTTTAGAAGAGCCAACTAGTGGACGCGTTTTTGTAGGAGGAAGAGATGTTACCCACTTACCACCAGCTAAAAGGAACTTTGGTATTGTCTTTCAATCATATGCTTTGTTTCCTAACTTAACAGCATTACAAAATATAGAGTTTGGGTTAAAAACGCGCAAATTTCCTAAAAAGGAGATACGTGACATCGCTCTTCATGCATTGGAACTTGTAGACTTATTAGATGTAAAACACAAGCATCCGGCGCAAATGTCAGGAGGGCAACAACAACGTGTTTCTCTAGCTAGAGCCATTGCACTGTCACCTGATTTTCTATTGTTGGATGAGCCACTTTCTGCACTTGATGCAAAGGTAAGAGAAAAGCTACGACATGAAATACGCTCAATTCAAGAAAAGTTAGGCATTACTACAATAATGGTAACCCATGACCAGGAAGAAGCACTCACAATGGCAGATAAAATTGTGGTGATGAACAATGCAAAGATTATGCAAATCGGTTCTCCTTATGATGTTTATAATCATCCAAACACACCCTTTGTTGCAGACTTTATCGGGGCTATGAATTTTATTAATATGAATGGTGTTCAAGGGGTGAATCAAGATGTAGTTGGAATTCGACCAGAGCATATAACTGTGACAGAAGCGCACGGGGTAACTTCTATCGTAGAGACAATAGAGTTTAAAGGACCAGTTTATCGTTTGAAAGTGTGCGTTACTGATATTAAATCCACGTTTTTAGGTCAGCAATTTACAATAGATATATCTGCTAATTTAGTTCAGAGATTGAATGTAAAGAAAGGGAATAGCTTGCGAATTACTCTGCCGGAAAGTCATTTATTAGCCTATAAAGAACAGGTGGTTATCTAA
- a CDS encoding putative 2-aminoethylphosphonate ABC transporter permease subunit, which translates to MQLANKHHLIGAKQSIRQTAGKNEWLQRILIVLVVLTLLVVLVFPLLALFVQAFISTDGHFVGLQNFIKYFGTPALVQSLKNTVFVSSITTAISVILAFVYAYSIVRTNMKGKVFFRYAALLPLFAPTMMHGIALMYLFGNQGLITKSLFQLLPNLKFELYGPIGIILAEIVYTFPQAFLIFIIALQATDNRLYEAADSMGASAFKKFVTITLPSVKYGLISAIFVVFTLSFTDYGAPKIVGGQYNVLATDVYKQVIGQQNMAMGATVGMILMLPALFAFGVDQLAQRKQSGFLSSRSVPYKTKRNKKRDVLSLMYCSIITSLIFLLLFAVIVAACVKNWPYNLSFTLEHFQFTSYSGDGFTAFKNSLIIAGLTAIFGTVFTFSYAYILEKFRQYTGLRKLSYFLSILPLAVPGLVIGLSYIFFFSQSELSLFGFELTNPFQFIYGTIVIVVIANIVHFYSVTFITATTALKKLDKEYELVSESMGVPFYKTFIKITVPMCLPAILEMCIYFFVNAMVTVSAVIFLYSADFKLAAISIVNMDDAGNLAAAAAMSVFIVITNISVRALYELITKYIRKRSVILK; encoded by the coding sequence ATGCAGCTTGCCAATAAACATCATCTAATAGGTGCTAAACAAAGCATTCGGCAAACTGCTGGAAAAAATGAATGGCTTCAACGAATACTGATTGTACTTGTCGTTTTGACATTACTCGTTGTATTAGTATTTCCACTGCTTGCTTTGTTTGTACAAGCATTTATTAGTACAGATGGTCACTTTGTGGGATTACAAAACTTTATCAAGTATTTTGGCACGCCTGCTCTTGTTCAGTCACTGAAAAATACCGTGTTTGTCTCATCGATTACAACAGCAATTTCTGTCATACTTGCGTTTGTTTATGCGTACTCTATCGTTCGTACTAATATGAAAGGAAAGGTGTTTTTTCGATACGCTGCTCTTTTACCCTTATTTGCTCCAACGATGATGCACGGAATTGCGCTTATGTATTTGTTTGGAAATCAAGGACTCATTACAAAAAGTCTTTTTCAATTATTACCTAATTTGAAATTTGAACTATACGGACCCATAGGAATTATACTAGCCGAAATTGTTTATACATTTCCACAAGCTTTTCTCATTTTTATAATTGCCTTACAAGCAACCGATAACCGCCTATATGAGGCAGCAGATTCAATGGGGGCAAGTGCCTTCAAAAAATTCGTGACCATTACGTTACCATCAGTAAAGTATGGATTAATTAGTGCGATCTTTGTGGTATTTACGTTAAGCTTTACAGATTATGGGGCTCCAAAAATTGTTGGTGGCCAGTATAATGTATTGGCAACAGATGTTTATAAGCAAGTAATTGGCCAGCAAAACATGGCGATGGGGGCTACAGTGGGGATGATTTTGATGTTACCAGCGCTTTTTGCCTTTGGTGTTGATCAACTAGCCCAACGAAAGCAATCAGGGTTTCTATCATCAAGATCAGTACCTTATAAAACCAAGCGGAATAAAAAACGTGATGTTTTATCTTTGATGTATTGCTCGATCATTACATCATTAATTTTCTTACTTTTGTTCGCAGTAATAGTAGCAGCATGCGTTAAGAATTGGCCATACAATTTGAGCTTCACATTAGAGCATTTTCAGTTTACTAGTTATTCAGGTGATGGATTTACTGCTTTTAAGAATAGTTTAATTATAGCTGGGTTAACAGCAATATTCGGGACAGTTTTTACATTTTCCTATGCTTATATCCTTGAAAAGTTCCGGCAATATACAGGCCTCCGTAAGCTAAGCTATTTCTTATCCATTCTGCCATTAGCAGTTCCGGGATTAGTTATTGGATTAAGCTATATTTTCTTTTTTAGTCAATCTGAACTCTCTCTTTTTGGATTTGAGTTGACCAATCCATTTCAGTTTATTTACGGAACGATCGTGATCGTTGTCATTGCAAATATTGTTCATTTTTATTCGGTCACATTTATTACTGCTACAACAGCATTAAAAAAATTAGATAAAGAGTATGAGCTAGTATCGGAATCTATGGGGGTACCATTTTACAAAACATTTATAAAAATAACAGTACCCATGTGTTTGCCTGCCATTCTGGAAATGTGTATCTATTTTTTCGTTAATGCCATGGTTACAGTCTCTGCTGTTATTTTCTTATACTCAGCAGACTTTAAACTAGCCGCCATTTCGATCGTGAATATGGATGATGCTGGAAACTTAGCTGCTGCAGCTGCAATGAGTGTATTCATTGTGATTACAAATATTAGTGTTCGAGCTCTATATGAGCTAATTACTAAGTATATTCGAAAGCGTTCAGTAATCTTAAAATAA
- the phnX gene encoding phosphonoacetaldehyde hydrolase: MNKIEGVMLDWAGTTIDYGCFAPLKVFIEIFEQRGVTITSEEARIPMGLPKMDHVRAILEMSRVRDEWQIIHESLPTEKDIVEMYQNFERILFDVLPQYTTPIPHVIETIATLRGRGLKIGSTTGYTKEMMKVVAPLAKEKGYYPDTLFTPDDVKAGRPYPWMSYLNAMELGIYPMNKFIKVGDTISDIHEGLNAGMWTVGVILGSNELGLTEEEVMLLDKLELNNRMETVRQRMKEAGAHFVIDQFNELVSVIDRIEKDVNTPPMKCEVNK; encoded by the coding sequence ATGAATAAAATTGAGGGTGTTATGTTAGATTGGGCAGGAACTACAATAGATTATGGATGTTTTGCACCATTAAAAGTGTTTATAGAAATTTTTGAACAAAGAGGTGTCACAATCACTTCAGAAGAAGCCCGTATACCAATGGGATTGCCTAAGATGGATCATGTACGAGCAATCCTAGAAATGTCTAGAGTAAGGGATGAATGGCAAATTATTCATGAAAGTCTACCTACTGAGAAAGACATAGTGGAAATGTATCAAAACTTTGAAAGAATTTTATTTGATGTGTTGCCTCAATATACAACACCAATACCTCATGTGATTGAGACGATTGCTACTTTGCGCGGTCGCGGATTAAAAATTGGTTCAACCACTGGTTATACAAAAGAAATGATGAAAGTAGTTGCTCCATTAGCGAAAGAAAAAGGATATTATCCTGATACTTTGTTTACACCTGATGATGTAAAAGCAGGGCGTCCTTATCCATGGATGAGCTACTTGAATGCGATGGAGCTGGGAATTTATCCAATGAATAAATTTATAAAAGTCGGTGATACCATTTCTGATATTCATGAAGGGTTGAATGCAGGTATGTGGACGGTAGGTGTTATCCTCGGCAGCAATGAGCTTGGGTTAACAGAGGAAGAAGTGATGTTGCTAGATAAACTGGAATTAAATAATCGTATGGAAACTGTTCGCCAACGTATGAAGGAGGCGGGAGCACATTTTGTAATTGATCAATTTAATGAATTAGTATCTGTCATAGATAGAATTGAAAAAGATGTCAACACACCACCTATGAAATGTGAGGTAAACAAATGA
- the phnW gene encoding 2-aminoethylphosphonate--pyruvate transaminase: protein MKNPYLLLTPGPLSTSESVRSAMLRDWCTWDTEYNSIVQEIRKRLVGLAGVRSDAYTSVLMQGSGTFTVESVIGTVIPKETGKLLVVINGAYGKRMAEIAKMLDIPTIVCAFEEHETINMEQVMILLEEHQDITHVAMVHCETTTGILNPIKEFCDVAKRYNKVTIIDAMSSFGGMPIMIEDLQIDFLISSANKCIQGVPGFGFVIANRKKLEECQGNARSLSLDLYSQYKTMEEHGGKWRFTSPTHVVRAFYQALIELEEEGGIMARHQRYVENQWILVEGMVKLGFKPFLHKGIQSPIITSFYYPKVSDFQFEQFYGSIKEKGFVIYPGKISQVDTFRIGNIGEVYPKDIHRLLEAIETTIALETKGVR, encoded by the coding sequence ATGAAAAATCCATATCTACTTTTGACTCCTGGTCCATTATCAACTTCCGAATCTGTTCGATCAGCCATGTTAAGAGATTGGTGTACATGGGATACAGAGTATAATAGTATTGTTCAAGAAATTAGGAAAAGGCTTGTGGGATTAGCAGGTGTAAGGAGCGATGCGTATACGAGTGTACTTATGCAAGGTAGTGGGACATTTACTGTAGAATCTGTCATTGGCACTGTCATCCCTAAAGAAACTGGCAAATTACTCGTAGTAATAAACGGAGCCTATGGAAAAAGAATGGCAGAAATAGCAAAAATGTTAGACATTCCAACAATTGTTTGTGCTTTTGAAGAACATGAAACGATTAACATGGAACAAGTGATGATTTTATTAGAAGAACACCAAGATATCACTCATGTGGCAATGGTTCATTGTGAAACGACAACGGGGATATTGAATCCAATAAAGGAATTTTGTGATGTGGCGAAAAGATATAATAAAGTAACGATTATTGATGCCATGAGTAGCTTTGGCGGCATGCCTATTATGATAGAAGATTTACAAATTGATTTTCTTATTAGCAGTGCAAACAAATGCATTCAGGGAGTACCAGGATTCGGTTTTGTTATTGCTAATCGGAAAAAGTTAGAAGAGTGTCAAGGGAATGCGAGATCACTTTCATTAGATTTGTATAGTCAATATAAAACGATGGAAGAGCATGGTGGGAAGTGGAGATTTACTTCACCTACCCACGTTGTACGAGCTTTTTATCAAGCGTTAATTGAACTAGAAGAAGAGGGGGGCATCATGGCCCGCCATCAACGCTATGTTGAAAATCAGTGGATCCTTGTAGAAGGGATGGTCAAATTAGGATTCAAGCCATTTTTACACAAGGGGATTCAATCACCTATCATTACGTCCTTTTATTATCCTAAAGTTTCTGATTTTCAATTTGAGCAATTTTATGGAAGCATTAAGGAAAAAGGCTTTGTGATCTACCCGGGAAAAATATCACAAGTAGACACGTTTCGGATAGGAAATATCGGGGAAGTGTATCCTAAAGATATTCACAGATTACTTGAAGCAATAGAGACTACGATTGCACTTGAAACGAAGGGAGTAAGATAA